A window of Aquificaceae bacterium genomic DNA:
TGTGGTATGAACCTGGAAGAGGTCAAGCCAGGGCAGGAAGTGGTAATACTTGGTCTCAGCGGTAAGGAAGAGGTCCTGGAAAAGGTGAAAGCCATGGGCCTCAGGAAGGGCAGAAGGATATCCCTTCTGCAGAAAACTGGAAGAAACCTTCTTCTAAAGGTGGACAACTCAAGAATAGTCATAAGTAGAGACCTGGCAAAGGGTATAGAAGTTCAATGAAAAGCATAAGGGTGGCCCTTGCGGGCAATCCCAACGTAGGAAAGACGAGCATTCTTAACCATCTTGCAGGCACAAGCCTCAAGGTGGGCAACTGGCCAGGGGTAACCGTTGAAAAAAGAGAGGGAAAGGTAAGGTTCTGGGATTACGAGATAAGCCTTGTGGACCTTCCCGGCATATACACCCTTGAGCCCATCTCAGAGGACGAATGGGTGGCATACAATTACATAAGACAGGAAAAACCAGACCTGATACTCAATATCATAGAAACCCCCAACATGGAAAGAGACCTGCTCCTGACGGTAGAGCTCCTTGAGCATGAAATTCCCCTTATCATCGTCCTCAACATGACAGACGAAGCCCAGAAACTGGGCATAGAGGTAAATGACCGGTGGCTCTCTGAACTGCTCGGGGTGAGAGTTCTCAGAACCAACGGAAGGACTGGTGAGGGCGTAAAAGCTCTGCTTCCCAACATAGTGGAGGTTTTCAGCTTAAAGGAGAGACCAAAAGTCATAAGATACAGCAAAGAGCTGGAGGAGTTCCTCCAGAAAGTCAGAGAAAGGGAAGACGAAACAAAGGCAGAGCTAATAAGGAAACTCCTCCAGAGAGAAGACTTTAAGGAGCTAAGGGAAAGTATAAAAAGGGCCCTGGGAAAAGAAGTTCATGACCTGATAAAGGATGAAAGGTATGCAATGGCCCATGGGCTCTACAGAGAAGTGATTGAAAAAAAGCTCCTTACCGCAAGGGACATAACAGACTCTCTGGATAAGGTGCTCTTGCATCCAGTTTTTGGTATCCCCATCTTCCTCCTGCTTATGTTTCTTCTCTTTAAGGTTTCCTTTGATTTTTCTGCGCCCTTCATGGACTGGGTGGATGGCTTTGTAAATGGTTTTGTTGCCCCTCTGGTCTCTGCGGGCATGGCAGCCCTTGGGGTAAGCGAATGGCTTCAGAAACTCTTTTCTGAAGCGGTGGTGGGTGGAGTGGGCTTCGTTCTTACCTTTGTTCCCCTCATTGCCGTCATATACTTCCTGCTGGCGCTGATGGAGTTTTCTGGATACCTTCCCAGAGTTGCCTTTCTTATGGACAGGTTCATGCACAGGCTGGGGCTTCATGGGAAAAGCCTTGTCCCCCTTCTTCTGGGCTTTGGTTGTAATGTGCCTGCCATAGTTGCCACCAAGGCACTTGAGACAAAAAGGGACAAACTGCTGGTAATAGCCATGATACCCTTCATGAGCTGTCCAGCAAGGCTTGTGGTCTTCTCCTTTTTTGCAGTGCTCTTTTTCAAGAACCCGGCCACTGTTATATTTTTCCTCTACCTTCTTGGTGTTCTGGTTGCTCTTATAACCGCCTTCCTGCTGAGAAAGACCTTCTTTAAAGGGAGCCTATACCATTTTGTCATGGAGCTGCCGCCTTACAGACTTCCCACTTTCAGGCTTCTATTCAGGATTGTGTGGGTCTATGTGAGGGATTTTCTCTACAGAGCCGGCACTCTCATATTTGCGGCGTCAGTTTTTATATGGCTTCTCCTCAACCTTCCCCCAGGTGTTAAAAACCCCTCCGAAAGCCTTGCTGCGCAGGCAGGCAAAACCATAGCACCCCTCTTCAAACCACTGGGCCTTGAGGACTGGAGGATTGCCACCTCCCTGATACCTGCCTTTCTCGCCAGAGAGATAGTGCTCAGTTCCATGGGCACCATATATTCTGCAGAGGCGGAGAAGGAAGAGAAGGAGTTTATCCTCTCGGAGGCTCTGAAAGAGCAGACTATCGGGCTTGGAAATGCCTTCAGGGATGCAGTTCTTAATGTGTTCAAACCTGTGCCAAAAGCCTTTGAGGTAGAGGAGGAAGGAACGGACAGTCTGAGGGCTCTAATAGCAAAAAGCCTATCTCCCGCATCCGCCCTTGCTTTCATGGTTTTCCTGCTTCTTTATACCTCATGCCTCGGCACAGTTGCTGTCATGTGGAGGGAAGCCGGAAAGGGGTTTGCCCTTCTCTTTCTCCTTTACAGCCTCATAGCTGGCTGGTTTTTTGGCTTCCTCGCATACAGACTGGGGGGCATGCTGTGGAGTATCTGACGGTCCTTCTGATTACTGCCCTTCTCTCATATCTCTGGTGGAGAAGGTGGAGGAAAAACAGAGGCTGCTGCCAATGACCTTGCGGTTATAATTTTAATGCTATGATAGAATGGCTTGTGAAAAAACTTCTGGGCACAAAGAGCGAGCGCGAGGTAAAGAGGTTAAAGAAGGTCGTTCAGAGGATAAGACACAGAGAAGAAGAGCTGGATGAGCTTTCGAACAGGGAGCTCAGGCTTATGGCCCATGAACTTCGCCAGAGAATTCTGCAGGATGAAGACATAAAGCAAAAGATAATGGAGGGGAAAATAACAGAAGAGGTAGAGCTTGCCTTTGCCCTTGTGAGAGAAGCAGGAAAGAGGACTCTGGGTCTGAGGTTCTTTGATGTGCAGCTGATAGGTGGTCTTGTGCTTCATGAGGGTAAGATTGCAGAGATGAAAACCGGTGAGGGCAAGACCCTTGTGGCTACCTCTGCAGTTGCAGCAAATGCCATGACAGAAGAGGGTGTGCACGTGGTTACTGTCAACGACTACCTGGCCAGAAGGGATGCCCAGTGGATGGGGCCCATCTATCTCTTTCTCGGCCTTGATGTGGGTGTTATAAACTCCGATTATAGCTCCTACAGAGTCCAGTGGGCAGACCCAGAGCTTGCAGACAGGGCAGTGGAAGAAGACTGGAGGGTGTGGCCAAAGGGCTACTTTGAGGAAACTCTGCCCTCAGAGCTTATAAGTGTTCAGGCAAAGAAGGCCTTCTACACCAAGCTGGTGCCCTGCACCAGAAGGGAGGCTTACCAGTGCAGCATAACCTACGGCACCAACAACGAGTTTGGCTTTGACTACCTGAGGGACAACATGGCCTTCTCAGCAGAAGAAATAGTTCAGGTAAGAGGTCACAACTTTGCCATAGTGGACGAGGTGGACTCCATACTCATAGATGAGGCAAGGACGCCCCTTATAATATCTGGTCCTGCGGAGATGGACACTTCCGTCTATTACAGGGCGGATGAGGTGGTGAGAAAACTGGTAAAGGATGAAGACTTCACGGTAGATGAAAAGAACAGAACCGTGCAGCTTACAGAGCAGGGCATAAGGAAGGTGGAGGAGCTTCTTGGAATAGAAAACCTCTACGACATAAGGCATATAGACCTTCTTCATGCGGTAAATCAGGCTCTCAGGGCTCACAGCCTTTTCAAGAAGGACGTGCACTACATAGTGAGGGATGGCGAGATTCTTATAGTGGATGAGTTCACCGGAAGGGTGCTTCCGGGCAGGCGCTGGAGTGATGGTCTACATCAGGCAATAGAGGTAAAGGAAGGCGTTCCCATACAGAAAGAAAACCAGACACTTGCCAGCATAACCTTCCAGAACTACTTCAAGCTCTACAGGAAGCTCTCAGGTATGACAGGCACCGCAGAAACAGAGGCACTGGAGTTTAAAGAAATATACGGTCTTGAGGTGGTGGTTGTCCCAACCCACAGACCCATGAGGAGAAAGGACCATCCCGATATGGTTTTCAAGACAAAGGGAGAAAAATGGCAGGCTGTGGTGGATTTAATCAAGGAAGAGCATGCAAAGGGCAGACCAATACTGGTAGGAACCGTCTCCATAGAAGATTCTGAACATCTCTCAAGGCTTTTACAAAAAGAAAAGATTCCTCACAATGTGCTAAATGCCAAACAGCATGAGAGGGAGGCAGAGATAATCGCTCAGGCGGGAAGACTGGGCGCAGTTACCATCTCCACCAATATGGCAGGAAGGGGAACGGACATACTTCTTGGCGGAAACCCTGAATATCTTGCAAAAGAGATGCTAAGGGCGAAGGGCAAGGCTATAGAGGAGGCAACAGAGGAAGAGTGGAAGGAAGCACTGGAAAAGGCATACAGGATAACGGAGGAGGAGAAGAAAAGGGTGGTGGAGCTGGGAGGTTTGCTTGTCATAGGCACGGAAAGGCACGAATCAAGGCGTATAGACAACCAGCTCAGGGGAAGGGCTGGAAGACAGGGGGACCCAGGAGAGTCCCGCTTTGTGCTTTCCCTTGAAGATGACCTCATGAGGATATTTGGCGGAGACCGGGTTAAAAAGCTTATGGAGCTTCTAAAAATTCCTGAGGGAGAGCCCATAGAGAGCGGTATGGTAACAAAAGCAATACAGAACGCCCAGAAGAGAGTGGAAGCCCAGAACTTCCAGATTAGAAAGAGACTTCTTGAGTATGACCTGGTTATGAACACCCAGAGGCTTACGGTATATTCCATAAGGAGAGACCTTCTTGAATCTAGGGGCCTGGAGGAATACCTTCAGGAGTTTGTTCAGGACCTTGTAGCCCAGAAGGTGGAAGAACTCATAAAAGAGGAAGAGCCAGAGCTCTGGGAACTGGAGCCCCTCAGAGACTACCTGAGAGAGCTCACCGGAAGAGAGGTGGAAGTGCCTCCAGCAAGAGACAGGGAAGACCTCGTAAACCAGCTTTCCCAGAGAGTTCTTGAGATTATATTCGGAAGAAAGCAAGAGCTGGGTGAAGATATCTTCAGAGAGCTTGCAAAAATCGTCATGCTCTCCAACCTTGACCATCTCTGGAGGGAGCACCTGCATACCATGGACAGGCTCAGAGAGAGCATATACCTGAGGGGCTACGCCTCGAAGGACCCACTGGTGGAATACAAGAAGGAAGCCTTCTACCTTTTTGAGGATATGCTCTCAAGGTTCAGAGAGAGGACCCTCTCAGACATAATGCACATGCAGGTCAGAACACAGGAAGAAGTGGAAGAAGAGCTCAAAAAAGAGGAACAGGAAAGGGAAAAGCTTCTGAGCATGGCAGTTTTTAGTGGAGCCGAAGGCAAGTCTGACCAGAGCCAGAAAGGTCCAAAGAGAAAAACTCTCAAGGAGCGTCTTCAGGCAAGGAGGAAGAGATAGTCTTCAGCCTTCTGTAGGCTTCAAGTATTTGCATGAAGGGTATGTTTCCTTCTCTCACACATCTGAGACCCCCTGGATGCAGGAACCTGACAATGGTAGAAGGTTTCCCCTCTATCTTTCCACCGTCCACATACAGGTCCACCTTATCACCAAAGTAATCCATAGCTTCCTCAACCCTTACCGCCGGCCTCATACCCTCGGGGTTGGCGCTCGGAGCTACAAGAGCCTGGTCTATTAAGGAGAACAGACCAGAGACATAACTGTTTGGCCTGGGTAATCTTACCGCAAGACTCTTTCTCCCTCTTGTCAGATAGAGGGGTATGGAGTTTTTCTTGTAAAAGAGAAAGGTGGCGTTAAACTCCTTCATAAGACGCAGGTGTATCCTTCCATGCCTGAGCTTGAGGTAATCAAGCCAGCAAGTATCGGGTATTAGAAGGAGGAAAGGTCTTCCAGAGGGTCTTCTGAAGGAATAGAGCCTCTCCACCGCCTTCCTGTTCAGAGCAACCGCCAGCAGACCGTATATGGTATCCGTGGGAAAGCATACTATACCACCACCTGCGAGGACTTCAGCGGTTTCTGAGAAAGCTTCCTGGTTCAGTGGCAACACCCTCATACCTGTATGAACTCCGCAACCCTTTCCAAATCTGGCGGAAGGGTTACCGGCTGTTCGCAGACCTTTATGGCAGTGTCGGGGTCTTTGAGACCGTTTCCCGTAAGGGTGCAGACCACCACCTCACCACCCCTGAAAAATCCCTCTCTTGTAAGCTTTATAAGCCCTGCAACAGAGGCGGCAGAAGCAGGCTCGCAGAATATGCCCTCCCTCGAGGCCGTCAGCTTGTAGGCATGAAGTATTTCCTCATCACTGACCGCATCTATCAATCCGCCAGATTCACGAACCGCCTGAAGGGCTGGTTGCCAGCTGTAAGGGTTTCCTATCCTTATGGCGGTTGCTATGGTCTGTGGGTTCTTTATGGGGTAGCCCTTTACTATGGGCGCAGAGCCTTCCGCCTGCCAGCCCATCATCCTTGGCAGCTCCGTAATCTTCCCTGCTTTGTGGTATTCCTTATATCCTTTCCAGTAGGCGGTTATGTTGCCCGCATTTCCCACAGGGATGAAGTGATAGTCCGGAGCCCTGCCAAGGGCATCGCACACTTCAAAGGCTCCCGTTTTCTGCCCCTCTATCCTGAAGGGATTTACAGAGTTGACGATTTCCACTGGCAATAGCTCCCCTATTTTTCTTACTATATAGAGGGCATCGTCAAAGTTTCCCTGAATGGCTATAACCCTCGCACCATATATAACGGCCTGAGAGAGTTTTCCAAGGGCAACTGCACCCTTAGGAAGTAATACAAAGGCTTTCAGACCTGCCTTTGCAGCGTAGGCAGCTGCTGAAGCTGAGGTGTTGCCCGTTGAGGCGCATATAACAGCTCTTTTCCCGGCCTCCACAGCCTTTGAGATGGCAACGGTCATCCCCCTGTCCTTGAAAGAACCCGTGGGATTTAGGCCCTCATACTTTAGGAATATCTCCCCCCTGAAGCCAATAGCTTTTGCAAGGTTTTCTGCATGAATTAACGGAGTATTTCCCTCGCACAGTGTTATCACGGGCGTGCTTTCACCTACGGGCAGGAACTCCCTGTATCTGTGTATTATGCCTCGCCAGTAGCTCATAACTCTGAGGGAAATATTATAATTTAATACCTGCAGGGGGTGTGGCGGAACTGGCAGACGCAGCGGACTTAAAATCCGCCGGCCCAAAGCCGTGAGGGTTCGAGTCCCTCCACCCCCACACAGGACCATGATACTGAGCGACAAAAGCATAAAGGAGCTCATAAGAGAAGGCAGGTTAATGGTAGAGCCCTACAGGGAGGAGAACGTGCAGGCATCCTCTGTGGACCTTACTCTGGGTGGGGAGGTACTTTTCTACAGGTCAGAATGCATAGACCTCAGGAGCCCACACATACCCGTGGAAAAGCTGAGCATTCCTGAAGAGGGCTTTCTCATACCCCCAAAGGCTTTTCTGCTCGCCACCACAGAAGAATACATTAAACTTCCCGAGGACATAACTGCCTTCGTGGAGGGCAGGTCTTCTCTTGGCAGGCTTGGGCTCTTTATAGAGAATGCAGGCTGGGTGGACGCAGGTTTTGAAGGACAGATAACCCTTGAGCTATACAACGCCAACAACTGTCCCATACGCATATACAGGGGCGTTCGTATATGCCAGATTGTGCTTGCGAGGCTAGACCAGAGAGCAGAGAAACCTTACAGGGGCAAGTATCAGGGGCAGAAGGGTGCTACCCCTTCAAGGGTTTATATGGATTTTTATTCATAAAGCTGGTCAATGGGCTTCCTGCCCGCAAAGCCTTCATCTAGCTCGTGCCAGAACATGAGGGTATCCTCATCCTCCTTCCAGCAGAGCCATATGTAGCGGTTCTGATGAAAAGACAGAAAGTCCACCAGTATGGGGTCCACACCCTTTATAACGCCACCCAGAGCCTCTATCTTCTGGAAGAGCCGTCTTATGTCCATGTCAAGGTCATTTATATGGCTCTGCAAGTAGAGCTTTTCAAGCTCATCCCCTTCTTCTTCAAGTTTTGCCACACAGGAATAGAGCTCTTCCCTCTTTAAGTTTATTTCCTCAACTATGGGCTTTATGACCGCTATAAGGTCTCTTGCAGTATCAATGTCAAAGACTTTCATGGCTGATAAATTTAGTGCAAAAACACAGTAGAGCAACAGTTTGGTGATACCACCGGGTTCAATCCCAGACTCTTTGCGTATGTGAAAATACCTTCCGCCGGAAAGGTTATGCCATTCACTCCCGCATGAAGGGCGTATAGGTCAAGCCTTACCCTTTCCTGACCTGCAGGCCTTGCACATCCCACTACCACAGGTCTTTTTGGAAGAGCTTTTCTTGCATGAAGCAGAACTTTTGCACTCTCCTCAGGCTTTGGTGGAGGAAGAAGCTGGAAGCGAGCCTTCCCGTAGTAGGGCATAACAACCACGATAACAAGGGCTGATGGGTCAAACTGGGCAATCATGTCTATGGCTCTGTATTCACCCCTTATCTGTCCGTAGTGTAGCCCTATTATCACATGAGGAACTATGTTGTGGCCTGCTTCCTTAAGAAGCCTGAGGGACTCCTCATAATCTTTTGTGCTCTTGTGGGGCAGTTTGTAGACCTCTGCTATGGTCTGGTCGTCTCCTATTATATCAAGGAGGACCGCATCCACCTGAGCCTCTCTCAGTCCCTCTGCAAGCTCTCTGTCAACTAAACCCACATGACAGCTCACAAACATACCCAGCTCTTCCCTTATCCTCTTCATAGTATTTAAAAAAGGATAGAGCTCCACCACACCATCCCTGTTAGAACCTCCGGATATGAGAAGTCCATCGACTCCTTTATCCTTGAGCTCGTTTGCCACTTTCCAGAGCTCCTCAGGGCTTGTGGCAGGTATCATGTGCCAGAGTATCTTTGAGGCACAGTGGTCACACATGAGCTCGCAGTTTTTGCCAGTTATGGATATGTCCACAAACTTTGGACCAGTCTTTATAGAAAAGTCTTCCACCTCGTAGTGCTTAAAACCGGGGCTGTGAAAGTGTATATCTCTGCCAAAATTTTTCAACCTTAGCTCAAAGCCCTCAGAGAGCTCCTCAAGGAGGCTTGTGTCAAGCTCTACATCTTCAAGGGAGGGGTGGGTCGCTCCACCCCTGAAGTTCATTATCCGCACTTTATACCCTTCTCGTTGATAACCTTTGTAAGGGCATCCACAGCGGCCTGGCCTTTCAGAAGGCTGTTGACCTCTTCAGGGTTTGTGGGCTTTATTTTTGCTATCCATCCAGCACCATAAGGGTCGTCATTGGCAAGTGCGGGGTTGCCCTTGAGGGCCTCATTTACTTCCACCACCTCTCCCGTGAGGGGAGTAGGCACTGGTCCAACCCATTTACCACTCTCAATGGTTGCGATGCTCTTGCGTCTTTCTATGACCTTTCCAGCCTTCTTGGGCGTATAGGCCACAAGCCTTCCTGCCATGGCCGCTGCCACGGAGGTCAGACCCACCGTGTAAGTGCCATCCCCGTTGTCCTTTGCCCAGGTGAAGGCGTTTGCCTCCGGGTCCACGTCATAGAGAAGGTCCTCAGGTATGTTGCAGCCGTTGACTGTTGCCATGCTTTACCCTCCTTTATAGAAATTTTAAAAGGTTAGCACCTTATCAGCTTCCATTGCCCTGAGGGCAAACTCGCTGGCTGGAAATACCCCATCCAGCTCCGGTATAAGGTCCTCGGGCTTGTAGCCCAGTGAGTCTATCGCCTGCTTGCAGGAGTAGAACTTAACCCCCGCCTGCTTGGCATCCTTCATAAAGTCATAAACACTTTTTAGCTTTTTACCGTTTGGAGAAAGGCAGTTGGGTTCGGCCGGAAGTATCCTCTCTGCAACACCCTTCTTGAGAAGCCTTGTGCCGTCCATGTTGAAAAACACCTCCACCTCCGCCTCGTTGGCGGCCATGAGGGCTGCAATATAAAATGGTGATGCACATCTCCAGGGAGTTCTCGGACCGCTTGTCATGAGAATTATTACCTTCATGCCTCCACAGCCCTCCTGGCTTCAGCCTCCTCAGGGACACCCACAAAGGCAAGCTTACCATCTATTATGGTGGAGGGGACAGCTCTTACTATGAGCTTTTTTGCCCACATTCTGCCCTCCGGCTGTGCCACATCAAGCACCTCGTATTTAAAGCCATACTCTGCCTGAAGCTTCCTCCAGAGGGCATCTGCATCGGGGCACGTGGCACACCACTGTGAAACAAGCAGGATAACATGCTTATCTCTCGCTGCCATCATGTGCACCTCATACAGATTATATCCCATTCATCAATGTATTTTCTCATTTCTTCTATGGCATCTCTGCCATAGAGGAGGTCTTTTATGTCCCTATGAAGGTCAAGTGGTTTCATCTTCACAATCCAGCCTTCCCCATAAGGGTCGTAATTTATTATATCGGGCTGCTCCAGCACCTTTTCGTTTCTCTCCACCACCTCGCCCTCAACAAGGGCGTTTATAGGACCCGCCCATTTGCCACTTTCAAGGGATGCCACAGGCTTCCCTTTCTGCACCACCTTACCCACATTCTTTATACGGGCGTGCAGGAGCCTTCCAGCCCTGACCTGACCAACATCCGTAAGGCCCATGGTAACAGTTCCATCTTCGTTCACCTTCAACCAGGTCTGTGTCTCTATCTCGTAATAAAGGTCAAGGGGAACAACACACCCATTGTATTCCCATTCTCTTTCGCTTTCCAACCCCTGCACCACGCCCATGCTCTACTCCTATGCAAGTCCGAGCTTTTTGAGAACAGGGATAGGGTCTGAAAGGTTGTCCTTAAGCTTTACATCACCCACACTGTAGCCAAAGGCAAGCCCGAGGAGCTGCGTAAAGTATGCGGCAGGCACATCCACATCCGGCACACCCTTCATCATGAGCCTGTGGCGATACATCTCAAGTGATGCATGACATAGAGGACATTCTGTGGCTATTATGTCCGCACCGTTGCGTTTTGCGGTCTGTAGTATCATCATCACGAACTTCTCTGAGACCAATTCATCAGAGAGGGAGTGAGGTCCTCCACAGCACTGCGTGTGCATGGGCTCAAACTCTACGCTTGTGGCACCTGCGGCTTCGAGAAGGGCATTCATGTAATATGGATGTTCGTCGTCATCTGCCGTCTCCCTTTTCCTTGGTCTTGCCTCCTCATCCTGACCGCCTGCGTGGGCATAGGTTCTTGCGTAGAAGTGAGGCCTTGTGTAGAGACATCCGTAGTAGTTGGCAACCTTAAGGCCCCTGAGGGGCTTTCTTGTCCTCTCCTTCACCTTCTGTGGCCCCGCTTCGTGGTAGAACCACTCCAGTATGTGGTAGGTCTGGGGTATCTGGTCAAGGGGGTCCACACCACCCTCTCTCAGAAGGGCATTGACCCTGTCATAGACAGCTCTATCCGTTTCAAGAAAGTATTCTGCCCTCTGAAGGGAAAAGGAGCATCCGTTGCAGGGAGCCACTATTACATTGTGGCCCTGTCTTCTTGCAAGAGACATGTTTCTGGCATTCAGGAGCATGGTGCCCATAAAGGTCACGTTCTTGGACTCCATGGCACCACAGCAGTTGTAGTCTTCAAGGTAGTCAAGCTCAAGGCCGAGCTCCTTTGCCACTATTCTTGTAGATACATCATAAGACCTTGCTGCACCTTCAAGGGAACAGCCAGGATAGTATGCAACTCTTTTACCTATCACACCCATGTTAAACCTCCTTAGTGTAATGCACCTTCTTCCTGCATCACTTTGCGCAGGACCTGCTTGAACTTGCTCCAGTTCTTTGTTCTTGGATGGAAGAGCATGTGCTTGGCGTTCAGGACCAGGAAGCCTATGTTCATGGATTTGAGGGGCTTTACAGTTAACTGCTTTAGCCACTCTGGAGTTTCACCTATGAAGGGTATGGGCTTTTTGAGTATGGGGTCTTTGAAAACCCTGTATCCCTGCTTTTCTATCCATCCAAAGAGCAACTCTCCATCCTCTATCCTTCCATATTCAAGAACGGACTCGGTGAAGAACTTGTCAAACTTCTTGGAGGGATATTCCTCCACAAGCCCCTTCTTCGCCATCGCTCTGAGTATTGCCTTGAGCACCTCCTCAACGAGCACACCCTTTGGACATCTGTGCGTGCATTTGTGGCAGGAGACACACCTCCACATAACATCCGCACGCTTCTGAAGCTCATCTATCATACCCAGCCTTGCAAGGTATATGAAGTGTCTTGGATTGTATCTCTCATCCCAGTAGTTGTGGACGGGGCAAGAGGCAGTGCAGTAGGAGCACTGGTAGCACTGGGTTATGGTTTTGCCATCGGGAGAATTCATAACATCCTTGGCAAAGTCAAGGTCATAATCGTTTATCACCCTGGGGAGGATTATCAGGTTCCAGTCCCCAGAGACATCAACGCCGTCAATAACAAGCCTTTCTTTCCTCAAAATTCTCTCCGGCTCTACAAGGCTACGCTCGTGTATTGCCATGGTTATACCTCCAGAAGGTCTTCATTTCTTATAACACCAAGCAGTCTTCTTGCCATAACCCCGGCAGGGGGGAAGAAGCCCTTGGCACTGTGCATGGTGGACAGGGTCATGTAGTCCACATAGGTGGCGTATATCATGGCAAGGAATATGTCCACAAAGAGATACCCCTTTACCTTTATACCAAAGTCCAGAAGCTTTTCCTGAACCTGCTTGTATATGAGCTCAAACTCCTCGTAAGTTTCCCCATACATGCTCCTCTTTGGGGGCTCTTCCTTTAGAAAGACCACCGCACCACTCTCGCTCTCTGGGTCCCATATCCAGCTTGTCCACAGCACATACTGCTCAGGAAAGGTAAAGTGAAGTATCTCACTGGCTATATCCCTTGCAGACTTCCTGTCCACACCCCTTATCTCTTTTACAAACTTCTCCACCCT
This region includes:
- a CDS encoding FeoA family protein gives rise to the protein MNLEEVKPGQEVVILGLSGKEEVLEKVKAMGLRKGRRISLLQKTGRNLLLKVDNSRIVISRDLAKGIEVQ
- the dcd gene encoding dCTP deaminase, which produces MRVRVPPPPHRTMILSDKSIKELIREGRLMVEPYREENVQASSVDLTLGGEVLFYRSECIDLRSPHIPVEKLSIPEEGFLIPPKAFLLATTEEYIKLPEDITAFVEGRSSLGRLGLFIENAGWVDAGFEGQITLELYNANNCPIRIYRGVRICQIVLARLDQRAEKPYRGKYQGQKGATPSRVYMDFYS
- the feoB gene encoding ferrous iron transport protein B: MKSIRVALAGNPNVGKTSILNHLAGTSLKVGNWPGVTVEKREGKVRFWDYEISLVDLPGIYTLEPISEDEWVAYNYIRQEKPDLILNIIETPNMERDLLLTVELLEHEIPLIIVLNMTDEAQKLGIEVNDRWLSELLGVRVLRTNGRTGEGVKALLPNIVEVFSLKERPKVIRYSKELEEFLQKVREREDETKAELIRKLLQREDFKELRESIKRALGKEVHDLIKDERYAMAHGLYREVIEKKLLTARDITDSLDKVLLHPVFGIPIFLLLMFLLFKVSFDFSAPFMDWVDGFVNGFVAPLVSAGMAALGVSEWLQKLFSEAVVGGVGFVLTFVPLIAVIYFLLALMEFSGYLPRVAFLMDRFMHRLGLHGKSLVPLLLGFGCNVPAIVATKALETKRDKLLVIAMIPFMSCPARLVVFSFFAVLFFKNPATVIFFLYLLGVLVALITAFLLRKTFFKGSLYHFVMELPPYRLPTFRLLFRIVWVYVRDFLYRAGTLIFAASVFIWLLLNLPPGVKNPSESLAAQAGKTIAPLFKPLGLEDWRIATSLIPAFLAREIVLSSMGTIYSAEAEKEEKEFILSEALKEQTIGLGNAFRDAVLNVFKPVPKAFEVEEEGTDSLRALIAKSLSPASALAFMVFLLLYTSCLGTVAVMWREAGKGFALLFLLYSLIAGWFFGFLAYRLGGMLWSI
- the thrC gene encoding threonine synthase, whose amino-acid sequence is MSYWRGIIHRYREFLPVGESTPVITLCEGNTPLIHAENLAKAIGFRGEIFLKYEGLNPTGSFKDRGMTVAISKAVEAGKRAVICASTGNTSASAAAYAAKAGLKAFVLLPKGAVALGKLSQAVIYGARVIAIQGNFDDALYIVRKIGELLPVEIVNSVNPFRIEGQKTGAFEVCDALGRAPDYHFIPVGNAGNITAYWKGYKEYHKAGKITELPRMMGWQAEGSAPIVKGYPIKNPQTIATAIRIGNPYSWQPALQAVRESGGLIDAVSDEEILHAYKLTASREGIFCEPASAASVAGLIKLTREGFFRGGEVVVCTLTGNGLKDPDTAIKVCEQPVTLPPDLERVAEFIQV
- a CDS encoding DUF2203 domain-containing protein; the protein is MKVFDIDTARDLIAVIKPIVEEINLKREELYSCVAKLEEEGDELEKLYLQSHINDLDMDIRRLFQKIEALGGVIKGVDPILVDFLSFHQNRYIWLCWKEDEDTLMFWHELDEGFAGRKPIDQLYE
- a CDS encoding L-threonylcarbamoyladenylate synthase gives rise to the protein MRVLPLNQEAFSETAEVLAGGGIVCFPTDTIYGLLAVALNRKAVERLYSFRRPSGRPFLLLIPDTCWLDYLKLRHGRIHLRLMKEFNATFLFYKKNSIPLYLTRGRKSLAVRLPRPNSYVSGLFSLIDQALVAPSANPEGMRPAVRVEEAMDYFGDKVDLYVDGGKIEGKPSTIVRFLHPGGLRCVREGNIPFMQILEAYRRLKTISSSLPEDAP
- the secA gene encoding preprotein translocase subunit SecA, which codes for MIEWLVKKLLGTKSEREVKRLKKVVQRIRHREEELDELSNRELRLMAHELRQRILQDEDIKQKIMEGKITEEVELAFALVREAGKRTLGLRFFDVQLIGGLVLHEGKIAEMKTGEGKTLVATSAVAANAMTEEGVHVVTVNDYLARRDAQWMGPIYLFLGLDVGVINSDYSSYRVQWADPELADRAVEEDWRVWPKGYFEETLPSELISVQAKKAFYTKLVPCTRREAYQCSITYGTNNEFGFDYLRDNMAFSAEEIVQVRGHNFAIVDEVDSILIDEARTPLIISGPAEMDTSVYYRADEVVRKLVKDEDFTVDEKNRTVQLTEQGIRKVEELLGIENLYDIRHIDLLHAVNQALRAHSLFKKDVHYIVRDGEILIVDEFTGRVLPGRRWSDGLHQAIEVKEGVPIQKENQTLASITFQNYFKLYRKLSGMTGTAETEALEFKEIYGLEVVVVPTHRPMRRKDHPDMVFKTKGEKWQAVVDLIKEEHAKGRPILVGTVSIEDSEHLSRLLQKEKIPHNVLNAKQHEREAEIIAQAGRLGAVTISTNMAGRGTDILLGGNPEYLAKEMLRAKGKAIEEATEEEWKEALEKAYRITEEEKKRVVELGGLLVIGTERHESRRIDNQLRGRAGRQGDPGESRFVLSLEDDLMRIFGGDRVKKLMELLKIPEGEPIESGMVTKAIQNAQKRVEAQNFQIRKRLLEYDLVMNTQRLTVYSIRRDLLESRGLEEYLQEFVQDLVAQKVEELIKEEEPELWELEPLRDYLRELTGREVEVPPARDREDLVNQLSQRVLEIIFGRKQELGEDIFRELAKIVMLSNLDHLWREHLHTMDRLRESIYLRGYASKDPLVEYKKEAFYLFEDMLSRFRERTLSDIMHMQVRTQEEVEEELKKEEQEREKLLSMAVFSGAEGKSDQSQKGPKRKTLKERLQARRKR
- a CDS encoding radical SAM protein, which encodes MNFRGGATHPSLEDVELDTSLLEELSEGFELRLKNFGRDIHFHSPGFKHYEVEDFSIKTGPKFVDISITGKNCELMCDHCASKILWHMIPATSPEELWKVANELKDKGVDGLLISGGSNRDGVVELYPFLNTMKRIREELGMFVSCHVGLVDRELAEGLREAQVDAVLLDIIGDDQTIAEVYKLPHKSTKDYEESLRLLKEAGHNIVPHVIIGLHYGQIRGEYRAIDMIAQFDPSALVIVVVMPYYGKARFQLLPPPKPEESAKVLLHARKALPKRPVVVGCARPAGQERVRLDLYALHAGVNGITFPAEGIFTYAKSLGLNPVVSPNCCSTVFLH